A window from Dioscorea cayenensis subsp. rotundata cultivar TDr96_F1 chromosome 10, TDr96_F1_v2_PseudoChromosome.rev07_lg8_w22 25.fasta, whole genome shotgun sequence encodes these proteins:
- the LOC120270115 gene encoding furostanol glycoside 26-O-beta-glucosidase-like, translating to MFHWDVPQALEDAYGGFLNKKIMFDFKDYCEICFKNFGNRVKHWITLNEPWTFSSMGYRFGQHAPGRCSIAEPYIVTHNLLLAHGAAARLYKDEYQGTQGGQVGITLVCMWYQPYDQTHRHVEAASRALDFTLAWYLEPLMHGDYPFNMRVIVGDRLPTFSEEEADMIKGSYDFIGINYYTARYAREIRYSQAPPSLYMDDSYAESLAKKDEVPIGESNGSWINVYPRGLRYLLLHIKSQYENPAIYITENGISNVDKSDIPKEEEALADEMRKNYLAAHLAQICEAIREGANVKGYFAWSLMDNYEWQKGYTERFGLNYVDYNTLERTPKDSAKWFSKFLQPKPQN from the exons ATGTTCCATTGGGATGTCCCTCAAGCTCTTGAGGATGCATACGGAGGCTTtctcaataaaaagataat GTTTGATTTTAAGGACTATTGTgaaatttgtttcaaaaatttcGGAAACCGAgttaagcattggatcactttGAATGAACCATGGACTTTCAGTAGCATGGGATATCGTTTTGGACAGCACGCGCCCGGACGGTGCTCAATCGCCGAGCCTTACATTGTCACACATAATTTACTGCTCGCTCACGGAGCTGCCGCTAGACTTTACAAAGACGAGTATCAG GGAACGCAAGGAGGACAAGTCGGGATAACTTTGGTTTGCATGTGGTATCAACCTTATGACCAAACACACAGACATGTTGAGGCGGCAAGCCGAGCTTTGGATTTCACGCTTGCATG GTACTTGGAACCATTGATGCATGGAGATTATCCATTTAACATGAGGGTTATAGTGGGGGATAGACTGCCTACTTTCAGTGAAGAAGAAGCAGATATGATTAAAGGATCATATGATTTCATCGGTATCAATTACTATACTGCGAGATATGCTCGTGAAATACGGTATTCTCAAGCACCTCCTTCCCTCTACATGGATGACTCATATGCCGAATCATTAG CAAAAAAAGATGAGGTTCCTATCGGTGAATCG AATGGAAGCTGGATTAATGTGTATCCGAGAGGACTCAGATACCTACTGTTACATATAAAGAGCCAATATGAAAACCCGGCAATCTACATTACTGAGAATG GAATTAGCAATGTTGACAAGTCTGACATACCCAAGGAGGAGGAAGCTCTGGCTGATGAAATGAGAAAGAACTACCTTGCAGCTCATCTAGCTCAAATTTGTGAAGCCATAAG GGAGGGAGCAAATGTGAAGGGATACTTTGCATGGTCTCTAATGGACAACTATGAATGGCAGAAAGGTTACACGGAGAGGTTTGGGCTCAATTATGTGGACTATAACACTTTGGAACGCACACCAAAAGACTCTGCAAAATGGTTCTCTAAATTCCTGCAGCCAAAGCCTCAAAACTAG